From Chaetodon auriga isolate fChaAug3 chromosome 10, fChaAug3.hap1, whole genome shotgun sequence, a single genomic window includes:
- the opn7d gene encoding opsin 7, group member d, producing MGNASDISAVFASTISKEHDILMGSLYSAFCVLSLLGNCILLLVAYHKRSTLKPAEFFIINLSISDLGMTLSLFPLAIPSAFSHRWLFGETVCQLYAMCGVLFGLCSLTNLTALSFVCCLKVCFPNHGNKFSSLHARLLVVGVWCYASVFAVGPLAQWGRYGAEPYGTACCIDWHAPNHELSALSYIICLFVFCYALPCTIIFLSYTFILLTVRGSRQAVQQHVSPQTKTTNAHALIVKLSVAVCIGFLGAWSPYAVVAMWAAFGDATQVPPDAFALAAIFAKSSTIYNPMVYLLCKPNFRECLYRDTSVLRQRFYRGSPQSDPKERFGSTSQRNKDTSISTRFSNGQQESYGACLHCTDNAELCHVTTPQRTACILTGSTYREVTVSQLPAKPQADLL from the exons aTGGGAAATGCTTCAGACATATCTGCTGTGTTTGCCTCCACCATCTCCAAGGAGCACGACATCCTCATGGGTTCGCTCTACAGCGCATTCT GTGTGCTGTCCCTCCTGGGCAACTGCATCCTGCTACTTGTTGCGTATCACAAGCGGTCGACCTTGAAGCCGGCAGAGTTCTTCATCATCAATCTGTCTATCAGTGACCTTGGGATGACGCTGTCTTTATTCCCATTGGCAATACCATCAGCTTTCTCACACAG GTGGCTGTTTGGAGAAACCGTCTGTCAGCTCTATGCTATGTGTGGAGTGCTGTTTGGTCTATGCAGCTTGACCAACCTCACAGCCCTCTCCTTCGTGTGCTGCCTTAAAGTCTGTTTCCCTAACCATG GTAACAAGTTCTCCTCGCTGCACGCCCGCCTCCTGGTGGTTGGAGTGTGGTGTTATGCATCTGTGTTTGCCGTCGGGCCCTTGGCTCAGTGGGGACGTTACGGCGCCGAACCTTACGGCACAGCCTGCTGCATTGACTGGCATGCACCCAACCACGAGCTTTCAGCTTTGTCTTACATCATCTGCCTGTTCGTCTTTTGCTACGCTCTGCCCTGCaccatcatcttcctctcctaCACGTTCATCCTGCTGACAGTGCGGGGGTCGCGTCAGGCCGTCCAGCAGCATGTGTCACCACAGACCAAGACCACCAATGCACACGCTCTCATTGTCAAG CTGTCAGTAGCCGTATGTATAGGCTTCCTGGGTGCCTGGAGCCCATACGCTGTCGTGGCCATGTGGGCCGCTTTCGGAGACGCCACCCAGGTTCCTCCTGATGCATTCGCCCTTGCTGCCATATTTGCTAAGTCGTCCACCATCTACAACCCTATGGTCTACCTGCTGTGTAAGCCAAACTTTCGCGAGTGTCTCTACAGAGACACGTCTGTGTTGCGACAGAGGTTCTACCGGGGAAGCCCACAGTCGGATCCGAAAGAACGCTTCGGATCCACCTCGCAGCGCAACAAGGACACGAGCATCTCCACGCGCTTTTCAAATGGACAGCAGGAGAGCTATGGGGCctgtctgcactgcactgaCAACGCAGAGCTGTGTCATGTGACCACTCCCCAAAGGACTGCCTGCATCCTGACTGGATCCACCTACAGAGAGGTGACAGTCAGCCAGCTCCCAGCCAAACCACAGGCTGATTTACTCTAG
- the snpha gene encoding syntaphilin: MSLTPSRKPSSGQRRRSVGTGGGSGRYSHSDTSSTHTYPGRVRAAEGSPTARTYPSTPRRQAKHTACSDNHGIRPPTPEQYLTPLQQKEVCIRHLRARLRDNVERLQHRDCEIDELRAQLYRMQEDWIEEECHRVEAQLALKEARKEIQHLQEVVESVRSNLSVREQDPHDHKPYSGLHGPQPGGKSRSCGCSPASTLSRGSTYTRLSSEALQLERSSNAPESSRVSRPAGQTHLLLEAALLSEQLPPQGHMRGPPSVPRSSTYERLCSGGAVLPISHSCHTLSSTCKCSGHTYHPHHHLFLHLPQEEPPVTTAAAAVPASDPIPTPAVEKKPEVRSQACSPTMTWLCEESGAEELSVVSLATVDITPPEPHLFPSSLPPLSPLLHSYSSEPLPPDKPAEVSTTPAEPHTCQPHPAAPLPVRQEATALEIEEDSVDEPEGTNEDGYSPQLCHWSRYFLVDLLALAMPVVPTMAWLCRGAQHEVMPVYHIGSLLRGCCAVALHSLRRRGAGRGGRPASMNGTTPI, from the exons ATGTCTCTCACTCCGAGTCGAAAGCCCTCCTCAGGTCAGCGCAG GCGCTCAGTGGGCACTGGTGGCGGCAGCGGGCGATATTCCCACAGCGACACATCCAGTACCCACACCTACCCGGGTCGGGTCAGGGCAGCAGAGGGCAGCCCCACAGCCCGGACGTATCCGAGCACACCCAG GCGTCAGGCAAAGCACACAGCCTGCAGCGACAACCATGGGATCAGGCCTCCAACCCCGGAGCAGTACCTCACACCTCTGCAGCAGAAGGAGGTGTGTATACGACACCTGCGAGCCAGGCTGAGGGACAATGTGGAAAGACTACAGCACAG AGACTGTGAAATAGATGAATTGAGGGCCCAGCTGTACAGGATGCAGGAAGACTGGATAGAAGAGGAATGTCACCGTGTGGAAGCCCAGTTAGCCCTGAAAGAGGCCCGCAAAGAGATCCAGCACCTTCAGGAGGTGGTTGAGTCAGTGAGGTCCAACCTGAGCGTCCGTGAACAAGACCCCCATGACCACAAGCCATACTCAGGGTTGCATGGGCCTCAACCAGGAGGGAAGTCTCGCTCCTGTGGCTGCTCCCCGGCCAGCACTTTGAGCCGTGGGAGCACCTACACCCGACTGAGCAGCGAGGCCCTCCAGCTGGAGCGCAGCTCAAATGCTCCCGAGTCGAGCAGAGTGTCTCGCCCGGCAGGACAAACCCACCTGCTCCTGGAGGCGGCCCtcctgtcagagcagctgcCACCGCAGGGCCACATGCGAGGCCCCCCATCTGTGCCGCGCTCTTCCACCTACGAAAGGCTGTGCAGCGGGGGAGCAGTTCTGCCCATCTCACACTCCTGTCACACTCTCAGTAGCACCTGCAAGTGCAGCGGCCACACCTACCACCCCCATCATCACCTGTTCCTGCACTTACCTCAGGAGGAGCCCCCGGTAACAACGGCAGCTGCCGCCGTCCCTGCTTCTGATCCCATCCCCACTCCTGCAGTGGAGAAGAAGCCAGAGGTGCGCTCCCAGGCCTGCAGCCCGACCATGACCTGGCTGTGCGAGGAAAGCGGTGCCGAAGAGCTGAGTGTCGTTTCTTTAGCCACAGTAGACATCACCCCCCCAGAACCACATCTGTTTCCATCTTCCTTACCTCCTTTGTCCCCTCTCCTGCATTCATACAGTTCAGAGCCGCTACCGCCCGACAAACCAGCGGAGGTAAGCACGACGCCAGCAGAGCCCCACACCTGCCAGCCCCACCCTGCAGCTCCACTTCCTGTGAGACAGGAAGCTACAGCACTGGAGATAGAAGAAGACAGCGTGGATGAACCTGAGGGTACAAATGAAGACGGGTattctcctcagctctgccaCTGGAGCCGCTACTTCCTCGTAGATCTGTTGGCTTTGGCAATGCCAGTGGTCCCAACCATGGCGTGGCTGTGTCGAGGGGCGCAGCACGAAGTCATGCCGGTGTATCACATCGGGTCCCTGCTGagaggctgctgtgctgtggccCTCCACTCACTTCGGCGCCGAGGtgcaggcagaggaggcaggcCTGCCAGCATGAATGGGACGACACCAATCTGA
- the fkbp1aa gene encoding FKBP prolyl isomerase 1Aa — MGVEIETLTPGDGQTFPKKGQRVVVHYVGTLANGKVFDSSRSRDKPFKFKIGHQEVIRGWEEGVAQMSVGQRAKLICSPDFAYGSKGHPGIIPPNATLTFDVELISLEA; from the exons ATGGGTGTAGAGATTGAGACCTTAACTCCGGGCGATG GACAGACGTTTCCCAAGAAGGGGCAGCGCGTTGTGGTGCACTATGTCG GCACACTGGCAAATGGGAAAGTGTTTGACTCTTCGAGGTCCAGGGACAAGCCGTTCAAATTCAAGATCGGACACCAGGAGGTTATTCGTGGATGGGAAGAAGGAGTAGCTCAG ATGAGTGTGGGTCAGCGGGCGAAGCTGATTTGCTCGCCGGACTTTGCGTATGGCAGCAAAGGGCACCCAGGGATCATCCCACCAAACGCCACTCTCACCTTCGACGTGGAGCTCATCAGCCTGGAAGCCTGA
- the rad21l1 gene encoding double-strand-break repair protein rad21-like protein 1 — protein MMFYTQLFTSKRGPLAKIWLAAHWERKLTKAHVFECNLEATIRDIISPKMKIGLRTSGHLLIGVVRIYSRKAKYLLADCSDALVKIKIAFRPDQTDMPMEGLEATVKAITLIEDFTSFDAQLPAPSDIDVMDHFSLNQSRSEEITLKEDFRNDFLNLVDFGDESQSHRSGLLDTSLQSLTQHGDAFGDEDKGFDLLDFLTNFSDHAESTAFIPEEPQKGSPEISALSHQQDADRMEVETPALSETTLLANEDRAFALEPVAITPNSEKKKGKRKRKLVVDQTKELSNESIRGQLSDYSDLIGPFDMAPPTLQLMQWKESGGADKLFAQPCSAVAAPQIKELFAQSIFQVTYDVCEEVETMRQDGHEVQRDISALTTSNISVPDSPADPEKTHNTELTVPYHTDDSRHGNYSELTQGENMSEFTHPELPSEDSMFVHPSFMTQEAQTTSLHTQPMLDSQDFENRRISKLAQKLLNAMKSNSDTTLSLEALCEGGTRSQAATTFFCLLVLKHQKALDLHQRAPYEDIFATPGPNFGNRKQFQK, from the exons ATGATGTTCTATACTCAACTCTTCACGTCCAAGCGGGGCCCTCTTGCCAAAATCTGGTTGGCAGCGCACTGGGAGAGGAAACTCACAAAGGCTCATGTATTTGAATGCAATTTGGAAGCAACCATCAGAGATATTATTTCCCCAAAG ATGAAAATTGGGCTACGGACATCTGGTCATCTGCTCATTGGTGTGGTCAGGATCTATTCGAGAAAAGCAAAGTATCTCCTTGCAGACTGCAGTGATGCCTTGGTTAAAATTAAAATTGCATTCAGACCAG ATCAGACAGATATGCCTATGGAGGGACTTGAGGCTACAGTAAAGGCAATTACCTTAATTGAAGATTTCACTTCCTTTGATGCCCAGCTGCCAGCCCCAAG TGACATAGATGTCATGGACCACTTTTCACTGAACCAGAGTCGATCAGAGGAAATCACTCTGAAAGAGGATTTTAGAAACGACTTTCTGAACTTGGTAGATTTTG GAGATGAGTCCCAGAGCCACAGGTCTGGGCTACTGGATACGAGCCTCCAGAGCCTGACTCAGCATGGAGATGCCTTTGGGGATGAAGACAAAGGGTTTGACCTCCTCG ACTTTCTGACAAACTTCAGTGATCATGCTGAGTCCACTGCATTCATCCCTGAAGAGCCTCAAAAGGGAAGTCCAGAGATCTCTGCACTCAGTCATCAACAAG ATGCTGACAGAATGGAGGTGGAGACCCCTGCACTGAGTGAGACCACCCTGCTTGCTAATGAGGACAGGGCCTTTGCCCTTGAACCTGTGGCCATCACCC caaactcagagaagaagaaagggaagagaaaacGCAAGTTGGTTGTGGACCAGACGAAAGAGCTGAGCAATGAATCCATCAGAGGGCAGCTTTCTGACTATTCAGATCTGATCGGCCCCTTTGATATGGCCCCACCAACCCTGCAGCTCATGCAGTGGAAGGAGAGCGGCGGTGCAGACAAACTCTTTGCACAGCCGTGTTCTGCTGTAGCAGCCCCACAGATAAAGGAG CTGTTTGCGCAGAGTATTTTCCAGGTGACGTATGACGTGTGTGAGGAGGTTGAGACGATGCGCCAGGATGGACATGAAG TTCAGAGGGACATAAGCGCCCTGACCACAAGCAACATCAGTGTCCCAGATTCACCAGCAGAtcctgagaaaacacacaacactgagcTGACGGTCCCTTACCACACGGATGACAGTCGACACGGGAATTACTCTGAGCTCACACAA ggtgAAAATATGTCAGAGTTCACTCATCCAGAACTTCCATCTGAAGATTCCATGTTTGTCCATCCATCTTTCATGACGCAGGAGGCTCAGACAACTTCCCTCCACACTCAG CCTATGCTGGACAGCCAGGACTTTGAGAACAGGAGGATAAGCAAGCTTGCACAGAAGCTCCTGAACGCTATGAAA agcaACAGTGACACCACGCTCAGCCTGGAGGCGCTCTGCGAAGGAGGCACTCGCTCGCAGGCTGCAACCACTTTCTTCTGCCTCCTGGTCCTGAAACATCAAAAAGCCCTTGACCTGCACCAGAGGGCGCCCTATGAGGACATCTTTGCCACACCTGGGCCCAACTTcggaaacagaaaacagtttcagAAATGA